The nucleotide sequence ACTTGACGTTCAGCGTCCCCAAGTCGGTGTCGGTGTTGTGGGCGCTCACGGACGAGGTGACCCGCGGGGTGATCGTCGAGGCGCACCACGCGGCGATCCGTGACGTGATCGGCTTGGTGGAGCGGGCGGTGGCGGTCACCCGCATGGGCGCGAGGGGGCCGGACGGGGCGGTCGCCCACGTGCCGGTGGAGGGGGTGGTGGCGGCGGCGTTCGACCACTACGACTCCCGCGCCGGCGACCCCCAGCTGCACACCCATGTCGTCATCGCGAACAAGGTCAAGACGGTGCTGGACGGCAGGTGGCGCAGCCTGGACAGCCGGGCAGTGCACGCCGCGGTGGTGGCGCTGTCGGAGCACTACAACGCCATCCTGGTCGACCGGCTCACCGACACCCTCGGCGTCGTCTGGAGCCCGCGTGACCGCGGGACAGACCGCAACCCGGGCTGGGAGATCGCCGGCGTGCCCGAAGAGCTCCTCGACGCCTTCTCCTCGCGCAGCGCGGGGATCGAGGCGGCGACGGACGAGCTGGTCGCCGGCTACGTCGCCGCCCATGGCCATCAGCCGTCGGCGAGGGCGGTGATCAAGTTGCGGCAGCAGGCCACGTTGGCCACGCGGCCGGACAAGGCGTTGCACTCCCTCGCCGATCTGACAGGCCGCTGGCACGCGACCGCGCGGGCGCAGGGAACTCGACTGGACGCATGGGTTGACGCGGCGCTCGTTGGACGTGCGCGGCAGCGGTTGCACGCGTCGGACCTGTCGCCGGCGACTGTGGCGGGGATTGCCACGACGGTCGTGGAGGTGGTGGGTGAGCGTCGGTCGACGTGGCGACGGTGGAACCTGCACGCCGAAGCGACCCGCCAGCTCATGGGCGTCCGCTTCGCCAGCACCGCCGACCGCGAGGCCGTCCTCACTGCAGTGGTGCACGCCGCCGAGACCGCGTCGGTCCAGCTGACCCCGCCTGACCTTGCGCCTGTGCCGGCGGAGTTGCGGCGGGAGGACGGCACCAGTGTGCTGCGGCCGCGCCACGCGACGGTGTTCACCTCCGCTGAGCTCCTTGCCGCCGAGGACCGCCTGCTCCAGCTGTCCCGCACGACGCGCGCACCTCGGGTTCCCGCCGTCACTGTCGCCCATCACGCGGACGGGCTGGGCGATGATCAGGTCGCCGCGATCGCCAAGGTGGCTACGTCGGGCCGGGTGGTGGACGTGCTGGTCGGCCCGGCCGGTGCCGGCAAGACCACCACCATGCGCACCCTTCGGAGCGCGTGGGAGCACCTCCACGGCACCGGCACGGTCGTCGGGGCTCGCGCCATCCGCCGCGGCAGCCGAGGTGCTCGGTGCCGACCTCGACATCGACACCGACACCACGGCGAAGTGGCTTCACGAACTCGCGGCTGGCCGTGTCGCGCTCCGTGCCGGCCAGCTGGCCATCGTCGACGAAGCCTCCCTCGCCGGAACCCACACCCTGCACCGCATCGCCACCGCCGCAGCCGGTGCCGGCGCGAAGCTGCTGCTCGTCGGGGACCCGCCCAGCTCGCAGCCGTCGACGCCGCCGACAAGACGGCGACGCTGCTACGTCGGGTCCGGCCGGTCAGCGTCGTCGACGCTCAGCGAAGGGACATGGTCAGAGAGATGCTTGCCGACTGGCGCTGGCTCAACGGGCGCATCCCCCCAGCTGAGGACCGACTGATCGCGGTCGTCGCTGCACACGGCACCACGCTCACCTCCATCTACGGCATCGCCGACATCGGGGCGGCGACGATCATCTCCATCGTTGGTGACGTCTCCCGCTTCCCGACCGCCGGGCACTTCGCGGCCTTCTGCGGCACCGCACCGTTGGAGGCCTCCTCCGGCGATGTGGTGCGCCATCGGCTGTCCCGGCGGGGTGATCGGCAGATGAACAAGGTCCTGCACGTCGCCGCGACCTGCCAGGCCCGCAACGCAAGCCCCGGCCGCGTCTACTACCTGCGCAAGATCGCGGAGGGCAACGGCAAGCTCGAGGCGCTCCGCAAGCTCAAGCGCCAACTCGCCACCGTCGTGTACCGACGGCTCCTGGCCGACCAGGCGGTCCGGGGCGGACAGGTGAAGACGAGACCGAAGTCCGCGTGACCGGATCCCACTCCGTAGCCGGCTCTTGAGTCGAGTCACGCCCCGAACCACCCCGAACCCTACACCCCCGACTACCCGACCGGAACCCCGGCCAACGGGCACACCCCCGCGCCCTCAGACAGCAACGCAGAAGTGCCCGTTGACACAGAGAGGTTCGAGCTCCGCGGTGACCGCAGATCCGTGTCACGCCCGGATGCAACGATTGCGTAAAGACGACCTCGGGATCGCCATGAGCCCGCGCTGGCACGCGATCGAAGGCGCGTCGCTGGACTTCTACTTCAACGAGACCCACCAGCGGCCCCACGTCGCGGTCCGCGGCGCCGGATGGTCCTGCACCGTGGCCCTCGACTCCATGGAGGTCCTCGCGTCCTCAGGTCGGCCCCCGGCACGGGTGATGGCGGCGGTGATCGACCTGTTGGGCGAGCACCGAGACCTGGCGGTCCGCGCCTTCTTCGAGACCGCCGCCCACCGGTTCCCCGGTACCCTCGAAGAGATGAAGGAGGCTGAGGATGACGGACCTACATCCGATCGTTGACGTCGTCGCCGTCCGCGTGCTGTCGCGCTACATCATCGAGGTGACGTTCGCCGACGACGAGGTCAAGGTCATCGACCTCGAACCCGTCCTGTGGGGAGAGGCCTTCGCGCCGCTCGTCGCCGACTACGAGCTGTTCAAGGCCGTTAGGGTCGACCCCGACGCCGGGACGATCGTGTGGCCCAACGGCGCGGACATCTCGCCGCGCATGCTGCATGAGAAGGGCCGCCCAGCCGTCCCCCATCGCCATCACTCGACGACCTAAACCCCGCAGGCGGATCGTGCGTCTACGTACGGTGAATGGACATCCCCGTCCACGACACCACCGACGCGCCGGCCTGGCCGGACCCCGCGACGTTCTGCGCGGATGTCCGTGGGCAGCTCGTCGGGGCGTTGGTGCTGCTGGGCCACGACTGGCGTGTGGCCGAGGAGCTCGCCCAGGAGGCCTTGGTGCGGACCTGGCAGCGCTGGGCGACGATCGATCATCCACGTGCCTTCGCGTTGCGCTGCGCGACGAACCTTTCGCGCTCGTGGCTGCGTCGACGACTCGCGGAACGCCGGGCCTACCGGCTGGTGTCGGCTGACGCATCGACGACGAGCGATCCACCGGACACCGCGTCGGCCGTGGCGGTTCGTCGTGCGGTCGCCGCCTTGCCGGCTCGCCAGCGCGAGGCCGTGGTGGCCCGCTACTTCGCCGACCTGTCAGTGGTCGATGCCGCGGAGGTGATGGGGTGCGCTGCGGGGACGGTGAAGGCCCTGACCGCCCAGGCGATCGCCAACCTCCGACGGGCGGGTCTGGACGTCACCGAGGAGGAGTCCGATGCCTGATCTGCGCGAGCTGCTGCACGATGCGGTGCCGTCCGGGGAGCCGACCTTCGACGCCGCGGACGTCCGAGACCGCGTTCGCGCCGTCGAGCGACGCCACCGGCGAACCGTCGTGGGAGTGGCGGCCGCCGTGGTCCTCCTCGTCGCAGTCGGGATCGGCACGACCATCACGACGGACCGGACGGCGTTCGTCGACACCGTCCCCTCCGCCGGATGGCCCTCGTCGGTCACCTTCGCGGGTGCGCAGGTCGAGGTGACGGTGGGGGCGGAACCGGGTGATCTCGTGGGGTACGTGGAGCCGGGTGACACGATCACGGCGGTGGGGGCGAGCACCGACGTCGACGGGCGGGTGAGCTTGTGGTTCACCTGCGGCGGGGGAGAGGCGGTGCGGCTGCGGGAGGTGTACGACCCCCCGACGCCGCCCGCGCTGCCCGTCGCCGCACTCGCCGAGGCGGCGACCCAGCTGACGTCTTCGAACGGCTGTGAGCCCGAGCCACCGACGAAGACCCCCGACGTGCAGCTGGATGGTGGGATCGGCCTCGTCGGTCTCGCCCGAGCGATCGACCGGGCCGGGATGACCGCGTGCTGTGCAACCGTCCCGCTGGTGCCGATGGCGGATCGGCCGGGCGTGAGCGACGGCGGCATCGGCACCTTCCGGGCAGCCGAGGGATCGGTGGCCTGGGCGGTCGAGGACGGCGGGGACGAGCCGCTGCGGTTCACCGCCGACTTCCACTCGTGGGTCCCGACGGACCTGGTCGCGCCGGAGTTCCTCCCGCTGGCCGGTGGACGCGTCGCCTGGGACCCGGCACGGGGGGTGGTCGCCGCCACGTGCGGCATGGCGACGGTCCAGGCCCGCATGGGGCAGGAGGAGCTCCCCCGGTGGGAGGCGTTCCTGGACAGCATCGACTGCACCCCCTCCCCGCCCGAAGGCCTTGGTCCGACGTTCGACCTGGTCTCGCTCCTGTCGGACCTCGGTGTGGAGCCGGTCGCGACCCCGGCAGCCGACGCCACGGTCGCCGCCGCGGAGGTGGTCGTGGACGGGCAGACCCTCGTCATCCGATCGGGCGGCATGGGTCAGGTCGGGCTGCCCCAGTCCGCCATGGAGGACCTGCCGCGGACCGTGGGGACGTTCGTCGGC is from Euzebya sp. and encodes:
- a CDS encoding transposase, whose translation is MASRTRGWPCRAPCRPAGHRRRSLPRRNPHPAPHRHRRSRCRREAAARRGPAQLAAVDAADKTATLLRRVRPVSVVDAQRRDMVREMLADWRWLNGRIPPAEDRLIAVVAAHGTTLTSIYGIADIGAATIISIVGDVSRFPTAGHFAAFCGTAPLEASSGDVVRHRLSRRGDRQMNKVLHVAATCQARNASPGRVYYLRKIAEGNGKLEALRKLKRQLATVVYRRLLADQAVRGGQVKTRPKSA
- a CDS encoding DUF4160 domain-containing protein — translated: MSPRWHAIEGASLDFYFNETHQRPHVAVRGAGWSCTVALDSMEVLASSGRPPARVMAAVIDLLGEHRDLAVRAFFETAAHRFPGTLEEMKEAEDDGPTSDR
- a CDS encoding DUF2442 domain-containing protein; this translates as MTDLHPIVDVVAVRVLSRYIIEVTFADDEVKVIDLEPVLWGEAFAPLVADYELFKAVRVDPDAGTIVWPNGADISPRMLHEKGRPAVPHRHHSTT
- a CDS encoding sigma-70 family RNA polymerase sigma factor; the protein is MDIPVHDTTDAPAWPDPATFCADVRGQLVGALVLLGHDWRVAEELAQEALVRTWQRWATIDHPRAFALRCATNLSRSWLRRRLAERRAYRLVSADASTTSDPPDTASAVAVRRAVAALPARQREAVVARYFADLSVVDAAEVMGCAAGTVKALTAQAIANLRRAGLDVTEEESDA